The Ochotona princeps isolate mOchPri1 chromosome 23, mOchPri1.hap1, whole genome shotgun sequence genome includes a window with the following:
- the IL6ST gene encoding interleukin-6 receptor subunit beta isoform X2, translated as MVRDFGVTGVKKQMVSHMKITLLPFEANGKILDYEVTLARWKSHLQNYIVNDTKLTVNLTNDRYKATLTARNLVGKSDPSVLIIPSCDFKATRPVMDLKAYPKDNRLWVEWTAPGEPVKKYILEWCVLSAKSPCVPDWQQEDGTVHRTYLRGNLEESKCYLITVTPVYTDGAGVPESVKAYLKQAPPSKGPIVRTKKVGKNEAVLEWEQLPVDVQNGFIRNYTIFYKTTIGNETAVNVDSSHTEYTLSSLTSDTLYMVRMAAYTDEGGKDGPEFTFTTPKFAQGEIEAIVVPVCLAFLLTTLLGVLFCFNKRDLIKKHIWPNVPDPSKSHIAQWSPPTPPRHNFSPKDQMYADGNFTDVSVVEIEPNDKKPFPEDLKSLDLCKKEKLSTEGHSSGIGGSSCMSSSRPSISSSDDNESAQNTSSTVQYSTVVHSGYRHQVPAVQVFSRSESTQPLLDSEERPEDLQLIDNMEGSDAVLPRQQYFKQHCSQQEASPEILQFERSKPVSEMAEEAFIRLQQQQFSDISQSSTGGQMKMFQEVSADVFGLGTEGQGETLETIGVAAVIDEGMPKSYLPQTVPQGGYVPQ; from the exons ATGGTAAGGGATTTTGGAGTGACTGGAGTGAAGAAGCAAATGGTGTCACATATGAAgata ACATTGCTTCCTTTTGAAGCCAATGGGAAGATCTTGGATTATGAAGTGACTCTTGCAAGATGGAAATCACATTTACAAAATTACATAGTTAATGACACAAAACTGACAGTGAATCTTACGAATGATCGTTACAAAGCAACTCTGACAGCAAGAAATCTGGTTGGCAAGTCGGATCCGTCTGTTTTAATTATCCCCTCCTGTGACTTTAAAG cTACTCGCCCCGTAATGGATCTTAAGGCATACCCCAAAGATAACCGGCTCTGGGTAGAATGGACTGCTCCAGGTGAGCCCGTGAAGAAATACATCCTGGAGTGGTGTGTGTTATCAGCCAAATCGCCCTGTGTCCCGGACTGGCAGCAGGAGGATGGAACCGTACATCGCACCTATTTAAGGG GGAACCTTGAAGAAAGTAAGTGCTACTTGATAACGGTGACCCCAGTTTACACAGACGGGGCCGGGGTCCCCGAGTCCGTGAAGGCGTACCTCAAACAAGCAC CACCGTCCAAAGGCCCTATTGTTCGGACAAAGAAGGTGGGGAAAAATGAAGCTGTCCTGGAGTGGGAGCAACTTCCTGTTGATGTTCAGAACGGCTTTATCAGAAATTATACTATATTTTATAAAACTACCATTGGAAATGAAACTG CCGTGAACGTGGACTCCTCCCACACGGAGTACACCCTGTCCTCGCTGACGAGCGACACCTTGTACATGGTGCGCATGGCGGCCTACACAGACGAAGGGGGGAAGGACGGGCCGGAGTTCACCTTCACCACGCCCAAGTTCG ctCAAGGGGAAATTGAAGCCATAGTTGTGCCTGTTTGCTTGGCATTCCTGTTGACAACCCTGCTGGGCGTGCTGTTCTGCTTCAACAAGAGAGACCT aatTAAAAAACACATCTGGCCTAATGTTCCAGATCCTTCTAAGAGTCACATTGCCCAGTGGTCACCTCCCACACCTCCAAGG CACAATTTCAGTCCAAAAGATCAGATGTATGCGGATGGCAATTTCACTGATGTAAGTGTCGTGGAAATAGAACCAAATGACAAAAAGCCTTTTCCAGAGGACCTCAAGTCATTGGACCTGTGCAAGAAGGAGAAGCTGAGCACCGAGGGCCACAGCAGTGGCATCGGGGGGTCCTCGTGCATGTCATCGTCCAGGCCCAGCATTTCCAGCAGTGATGACAACGAGTCTGCGCAGAACACCTCCAGCACCGTGCAGTACTCCACGGTGGTGCACAGCGGCTACCGGCACCAGGTCCCGGCAGTCCAGGTCTTCTCCAGGTCCGAGTCCACGCAGCCCCTGCTGGATTCCGAGGAGCGGCCAGAGGACCTGCAGCTAATAGATAACATGGAAGGTAGTGATGCCGTTTTGCCCAGGCAGCAGTATTTCAAACAGCACTgcagccagcaggaagccagtcCAGAGATTCTACAGTTTGAGAGGTCAAAGCCTGTTTCAGAGATGGCTGAAGAAGCCTTCATTAGACTTCAACAGCAGCAGTTCTCAGATATCTCACAGTCCTCCACTGGAGGCCAGATGAAAATGTTTCAGGAAGTCTCAGCAGATGTGTTTGGTCTGGGGACTGAGGGACAAGGGGAAACATTGGAAACAATTGGGGTGGCAGCCGTGATTGATGAAGGAATGCCTAAAAGCTACTTACCACAGACTGTTCCGCAAGGCGGCTACGTGCCTCAGTGA